The region ACAAGAATGAATCACGATACCCTTATGAAGGATGAATTCTGGAAATTTTTGGAAGAGCAGCAGGTTGTTTATGCATGGGTCTTCCAATATATGCCTGTTGGAATTAATGCATCGATGGATCTTGTTCCAACACCACAACAGAGATACGAGAGGTTCTTTAAAACTGATGAAGTCAGGCTTGGTGGAAAATTTGCATTTGTTGCTGATTTCTGGAACCATGGATTTTTGACACATGGATGTCTTGCAGCAGGTTCAAAATACTTCCATGTAAATGCAAAAGGTTATGTCGAACCGTGCGTTTTCCAGCAATATGCAGTAGATAGCATCAGAGAAAAGTCGGTGCTCGAAATTTTGAAATCCCCATTCTTTGAATCTTATAAGCGTATGGTTCCTTATTCAAACAACCTCTTCAGACCATGCCCAATCATAGATAACCCGAAAGTTTACAGAGCTATGGTAAAACATTTCAATGCAATACCCCAGCATGAAGGATCAGAAAGAGTAGTAGAAGAGTTAGCAGAAGAAATTGACAAATTAGCTGATGAATGGAAAGTTTACGCCGATAAATTATGGTATGAACAAGGCTATATAGACAGATATCCCGTTAATCGAGGAATATACAACTACGAGACACGCATGAAACGCTATGCAAATAAAGAAGAAGCCCTTGCTGTTGATAAAAAAATGAAGTGAGGAGTTGCTCCTCACTTCATGGCAGGGAGTGAAAAAATGTCCGATGCTCGTGAAAAGATTCTTCAAGCTGCCAGGGCCGCATTTTCAGAAAGGGGTTTTGATGGCGTTAGTGTCGAGGAAATAGCGCATCGTGCCGGAGTAAAAAAAGCGCTCATATACTATTATTTTTCCAGCAAGGAGACTCTTTTTGAAGAAGTATGGAATAATGCGCTTGAAGAACTTGAAAAACACATTTTTAAGGAAATAGAAGGAGAAAATTATTATATTAAGAAAATAAAGCGCTTTCTCAAAGCCTATGTGGATTTTGTGACGAGCAGAAAAATTCTCTCAAGAGTCATAGAAAGAGAAAAACCTGCTGTACTTAATGCTGCGAACAGTGGAGAAACATGGTCGAGGTTAAGAGACAGATATAATGTTTTTGTGGAAAGAGTTGCAAAGTTGATCGAAGAGGGAAAAGAGAACGAATTGATACATCCGGATATAGACCCCAAAGCAGCGGCAAAGTTGATTGCAGAAGCAATGAGTGATTCAACATCCGACCCTCCGATAGCAGAGTCGTTACAACTGCTGATTTTGCGTGGATTGATAAAAGAAAGTTGAAATTTGGCAGTGAAGGTTTTATAATCTATTCTGCTGGGGCCGTAGCTCAGTCGGGAGAGCGCTACCTTCGCAAGGTAGAAGCCGTGGGTTCAAGTCCCATCGGCTCCACCAACGGGGCGAACAAATGCCCCGTTTTTTGTGTTAGATTTTAATTGGAGGTTGGTGATTATGAATTTAGTTCCCCCACACAATCTTGAAGCAGAAGAAGCCTTGTTGGGAAGCATTTTGATTGATCCCAGTGTTGTTAACGATGTGATGGAAATATTGAAAAGTGAAGATTTTTACTCAAAGAAGCATCAAGTCGTTTTCGCAGTCATGGAAAGATTGTACGAAAGAGGAGATCCAATAGATATATTATCTGTGTGCGAGGAGCTGAAGAAAAACGGCCAGATGAAATTTGTCGGAAGTGATCTGGATATCGCAAAACTTGCGGAATCCGTTCCAACATCAGCTCATGCCATGCATTATGCCAGGATAATCAGGGACAAATCAATTCTCAGAAGCTTAATAGAAGCTGGCAGGAGTATTGTTGAATCTTCTTACGAGGAAAGGGAAGTGGATGAAATTCTTGACGAAGCAGAAAGGGTGGTTTTCGAAATAGCTGAATCTCGTGCAACAAAGACCTACAACCATATTGGAGCGATTATGCATCAAGTTTTTGAGAATCTCGAAGAGCTACGAACAAGGAGTTCGAATGTTCTGGAACCTGGAGCAGTGGTAAGTGGACTTCCAACAGGGTTGAAGTCTCTTGATAGGCAGACTACAGGTTTCCACAAATCGGACCTTGTAATTGTTGCGGCGCGACCATCAGTCGGAAAGACGGCCTTCGCGTTGACTATTGCACGAAATATGGCTGTGAAATTCAATTTATCAATAGGTGTATTCAGTTTGGAAATGTCGAAAGAACAACTTGCTCAGAGATTGCTTTGCACCGAATCCAGTGTGGATTTACACAAACTCAGGACGGGTTTTCTTACCAACGACGAATGGGAAAGACTCACGATAGGAGCATCGAGATTATACAAAGCCAATTTGATAGTTGATGATGAACCATCGCTGGACCCAAGAACACTCCGTGCAAAAGCCAGAAGAATGAAAAGAGAATACAATGTTGATGCAATTTTTGTTGATTATCTGCAATTAATGCATGTACGAGGAGGTTCGTCTGAAAGCAGACAGCAGGAAATATCTGAGATTTCGCGATCCTTAAAGTTGCTTGCAAGGGAGCTGAATGTGGTTGTAATCGCACTTTCGCAGCTCTCTCGTGCCGTTGAATCCCGAGAAGACAAAAGGCCTCGTTTGAGTGATTTACGTGAATCTGGCGCAATAGAGCAAGACGCAGATACGGTGCTCTTTATATATAGAGATGAATATTACAAGAAGAGCGATCGAATACATGAGCCTCATGAGGCAGAAATAATCATCGGTAAACAGCGAAATGGCCCGATAGGCACCGTGGTTCTCATGTTCGAACCGAAAACAGCCTCGTTTTACGAGATGGAGAGGATGCCGGATGAATGACCTTCGTGTTGGCATAGGTACGGACAGACATCCTTTTGTTGAAGGAAGAAAATTGATTCTTGCAGGTGTGGAG is a window of Pseudothermotoga elfii DSM 9442 = NBRC 107921 DNA encoding:
- a CDS encoding TetR/AcrR family transcriptional regulator, giving the protein MSDAREKILQAARAAFSERGFDGVSVEEIAHRAGVKKALIYYYFSSKETLFEEVWNNALEELEKHIFKEIEGENYYIKKIKRFLKAYVDFVTSRKILSRVIEREKPAVLNAANSGETWSRLRDRYNVFVERVAKLIEEGKENELIHPDIDPKAAAKLIAEAMSDSTSDPPIAESLQLLILRGLIKES
- the dnaB gene encoding replicative DNA helicase — translated: MNLVPPHNLEAEEALLGSILIDPSVVNDVMEILKSEDFYSKKHQVVFAVMERLYERGDPIDILSVCEELKKNGQMKFVGSDLDIAKLAESVPTSAHAMHYARIIRDKSILRSLIEAGRSIVESSYEEREVDEILDEAERVVFEIAESRATKTYNHIGAIMHQVFENLEELRTRSSNVLEPGAVVSGLPTGLKSLDRQTTGFHKSDLVIVAARPSVGKTAFALTIARNMAVKFNLSIGVFSLEMSKEQLAQRLLCTESSVDLHKLRTGFLTNDEWERLTIGASRLYKANLIVDDEPSLDPRTLRAKARRMKREYNVDAIFVDYLQLMHVRGGSSESRQQEISEISRSLKLLARELNVVVIALSQLSRAVESREDKRPRLSDLRESGAIEQDADTVLFIYRDEYYKKSDRIHEPHEAEIIIGKQRNGPIGTVVLMFEPKTASFYEMERMPDE